In a single window of the Thermofilum uzonense genome:
- a CDS encoding ABC transporter permease → MRARPRFLYAALFISILMKETKLFTRYVGSLFTIMAMPFMMSWLFMGIGYAVAGYSALDNFTVNTGVKSPLLYFTLGGVLMISSMIMVENMSSVIREEQLMGTFELHYLTPNNTILVWIFHAVAQSILILIVFTIDLTVVVALQGSLLSPLDWLVASLIILLGLLPLAGIGLAVAALTMRFKEVWAVASTINSFIAMLSGFFYPLEVFPGIVRLAASLLPTTHASQLLRQIIQVSATSLDFQQKIAIMLGLSLLYLILGRFVYERWEVEARSKGELAKY, encoded by the coding sequence TTGAGAGCCAGGCCTAGGTTCCTCTACGCAGCCTTGTTTATCAGCATCTTGATGAAGGAGACGAAACTGTTCACACGCTATGTCGGAAGCCTTTTCACGATTATGGCTATGCCATTCATGATGTCATGGCTCTTCATGGGTATAGGCTATGCTGTGGCCGGATACTCAGCCCTGGACAACTTTACCGTTAACACAGGGGTCAAGAGTCCACTATTGTACTTTACCCTAGGGGGAGTCTTGATGATATCTAGTATGATCATGGTGGAGAACATGTCTAGTGTAATTCGTGAGGAACAACTCATGGGCACCTTCGAACTACACTACCTGACCCCGAACAACACAATTCTCGTCTGGATATTCCACGCGGTAGCACAGTCGATTCTCATCCTAATAGTATTCACTATCGACTTGACAGTTGTCGTCGCACTACAGGGCTCGCTATTAAGCCCACTCGACTGGCTGGTTGCTTCCCTAATTATATTACTCGGTCTTCTCCCCCTAGCGGGTATAGGCTTAGCGGTGGCAGCTCTCACTATGAGGTTTAAGGAAGTATGGGCTGTTGCAAGCACTATTAATTCTTTCATAGCAATGTTATCGGGATTCTTCTACCCGTTGGAAGTCTTCCCTGGCATAGTCAGGCTTGCCGCCTCTCTACTGCCAACTACACATGCGTCTCAGCTTCTCAGGCAAATAATTCAAGTGTCAGCCACCAGCCTTGACTTCCAACAAAAAATTGCAATCATGCTGGGACTTAGCCTACTCTACTTAATCCTGGGGAGGTTTGTATATGAGAGATGGGAGGTCGAGGCTCGTAGTAAGGGAGAACTCGCGAAATACTAG
- a CDS encoding ABC transporter substrate-binding protein, producing MNKNIVILAAVVLLIGVIGAAFLFLQKPPVQQAPPSQQQPSQPSQPTQPSQPQQPTQPSQPTQPTQPSGVTLYVITRHEQTIQDLTRRMFLNSNVAKKYNIVNIVFLPVNAEQWPEYIKNAVSKGRGIDVAWGGGPTLFNLIDEQGLIEPVDESKIPEFSLVKQELAKIPKTIAGAPTYKVGNDGLIHWIGASISSFGFTVNKDLLSKYGLPMPKKWSDLGNPIYAKNLPAVPLVGTADPTMSTSNTRMFEIILQAYGWDAGWKALTLLAANAKIYSGSSDVRDAVIRGDIAVGTTIDFYGYTAQQQNPACLYIIPNGESIVNADPIAVLKGASHPREAAVFVAWVLNETGGQLVWLDPNINRLPINPKVFDTPQGAQRPDLKKALEDVQNAGGINFNETLSSLWVTAVVDYFKATLVDAHDDLQPVWAQIAQAYLNGKITKDQFNKLVDSLTAPIIFTDPLTKKKTTFTIDYAINISNQLANNPSIYQDLMNQWREGARQRYLNTQSLLKQMTGS from the coding sequence ATGAACAAGAACATCGTTATTTTAGCCGCCGTGGTACTTCTTATCGGAGTTATTGGAGCCGCTTTCCTGTTCCTACAAAAACCACCCGTTCAGCAGGCTCCGCCGTCTCAACAACAACCATCACAGCCATCGCAGCCAACACAGCCCTCACAACCACAACAACCAACACAACCATCACAACCCACACAGCCGACACAGCCAAGCGGGGTCACGCTCTATGTAATCACAAGGCATGAGCAAACAATTCAGGATCTCACCAGGAGAATGTTCCTTAACAGTAACGTAGCTAAAAAGTACAACATTGTAAATATAGTATTCTTGCCTGTGAATGCAGAGCAATGGCCTGAATACATCAAAAATGCAGTCTCCAAGGGTAGGGGGATAGATGTAGCGTGGGGCGGAGGCCCTACTCTCTTTAACCTTATAGACGAGCAGGGACTCATTGAGCCTGTAGACGAGAGTAAGATACCCGAGTTTAGCCTGGTGAAGCAGGAGCTTGCAAAGATACCCAAAACTATCGCAGGGGCCCCAACTTATAAGGTGGGAAACGACGGCCTTATCCATTGGATAGGCGCCAGTATAAGCAGTTTCGGCTTTACGGTGAACAAAGATCTCTTAAGCAAATACGGGCTACCCATGCCAAAGAAGTGGTCAGATCTCGGGAACCCTATCTACGCTAAAAACCTCCCAGCAGTACCACTTGTAGGCACAGCTGACCCAACGATGAGTACAAGTAACACTAGAATGTTCGAGATCATTCTTCAAGCATACGGATGGGACGCAGGCTGGAAAGCATTAACACTTCTCGCAGCTAACGCTAAGATTTACAGCGGTAGCAGCGACGTCAGAGATGCAGTTATAAGAGGAGACATAGCTGTCGGGACAACAATAGACTTCTACGGCTACACTGCACAACAACAAAACCCTGCCTGTCTATACATCATACCCAACGGTGAAAGCATAGTAAATGCCGACCCAATAGCCGTACTTAAGGGTGCAAGCCATCCAAGGGAGGCGGCGGTTTTTGTCGCCTGGGTTCTCAACGAGACTGGAGGGCAGCTAGTATGGCTTGACCCGAATATTAACAGGCTTCCGATCAACCCGAAGGTCTTTGATACTCCACAAGGAGCTCAGAGACCTGACTTGAAGAAAGCCCTTGAAGACGTGCAGAACGCTGGTGGAATCAACTTTAATGAGACGCTATCCTCTCTATGGGTTACTGCCGTCGTAGACTACTTTAAAGCAACACTTGTAGACGCGCACGACGACCTCCAACCCGTTTGGGCTCAGATCGCCCAGGCATACCTCAACGGTAAGATAACTAAGGACCAATTCAATAAGCTTGTTGACTCTCTAACTGCCCCAATAATATTCACTGACCCATTAACAAAGAAGAAAACTACATTCACCATCGACTACGCAATAAATATCAGCAACCAATTGGCTAATAACCCCTCAATATACCAGGACTTGATGAATCAGTGGCGCGAAGGGGCCAGACAAAGATACCTCAATACACAATCACTTCTCAAACAGATGACCGGCTCCTAG
- a CDS encoding ABC transporter ATP-binding protein, protein MLAVEARNISKTFISRERSSFYRGRKKVVEALKNVSFEISSGEVFGLLGPNGAGKTTMIKILSTLLLPDSGEAYVNGYDVVREPEKVRESIGVSLYSDRGFYWKLSGRENLLYFASLYHLEPGWAKDRVDELLSLLGLEEDADRLVEEYSTGMKSKLNIARALLHDPPVLFLDEPTIGLDPNSARKIREIILELKKKGKTVLLTTHNMFEADVLSDRVAIINKGKILAVGSPSDLKRRISSKSILEIELIGVKDNGAFETLRGLDGVVSMAHQWLDPSAGRVDLKVILDEKGSLREVLEHLLRTDNKMLSVKSIEPTLEDVFVYYTGERLESQA, encoded by the coding sequence GTGCTTGCAGTTGAAGCGAGAAACATCTCAAAGACTTTCATAAGCCGTGAGCGTTCCTCATTTTACAGGGGTAGAAAGAAGGTCGTCGAGGCTCTGAAAAATGTCTCGTTTGAGATATCTTCTGGAGAAGTTTTCGGCCTTCTGGGTCCCAACGGAGCCGGTAAGACAACCATGATTAAGATCCTAAGCACGCTCCTATTGCCGGACTCAGGCGAGGCTTACGTCAACGGATACGATGTAGTTCGAGAGCCGGAAAAAGTCCGTGAAAGCATAGGTGTAAGCCTTTACAGTGACCGCGGCTTCTACTGGAAGCTCAGCGGCAGGGAAAACCTCCTCTACTTTGCAAGTCTTTACCATCTTGAGCCCGGCTGGGCTAAAGATAGGGTTGATGAGTTGTTATCTCTACTCGGCCTTGAAGAGGACGCTGACAGACTAGTCGAAGAGTACAGTACGGGTATGAAGTCTAAGCTCAACATCGCTAGGGCATTGCTTCACGACCCCCCTGTACTCTTCCTAGATGAGCCGACAATAGGCTTAGACCCGAACTCTGCTAGGAAGATCCGGGAAATCATCTTGGAACTAAAGAAAAAGGGCAAAACAGTGCTTCTGACAACACACAACATGTTTGAAGCCGACGTGCTGTCAGACCGAGTTGCCATTATAAATAAGGGAAAAATCCTGGCGGTCGGTTCTCCCTCAGATCTGAAGAGAAGAATATCAAGCAAAAGCATTCTTGAAATAGAGTTGATTGGAGTTAAAGATAATGGTGCATTTGAAACTCTGAGAGGTCTTGATGGGGTGGTTAGCATGGCTCATCAGTGGCTTGACCCTTCAGCGGGCAGAGTTGATTTAAAGGTAATACTCGACGAGAAAGGGTCACTGAGAGAGGTGCTCGAACACCTACTCAGGACCGACAATAAGATGCTTAGTGTGAAGAGTATAGAGCCTACTCTCGAGGATGTATTCGTTTATTACACTGGTGAAAGACTTGAGAGCCAGGCCTAG
- a CDS encoding motility-associated ABC transporter substrate-binding family protein translates to MKTEKTLIILLFLMAIIAFSHNISAQPVIVAADLGHGESNKYLNYIMGNITFVTWKIIKEPITPSTLKDVDILLLGQPTVAFSPDEIAAIKAWLNTGNKVLYVAGDSDYGPGGKTILQLNDLLAGIGTKLRLEHGAVYSDNPDVTAKAYYRMLTFVEPDNYPGLRTDLLKRDITLPILMHGPGCIIWQDAQGKYHDPVKETFPGLIRLVWAHKSYMGDNTPPTPYVYDLMSYGKGTGDHDFVMYAAEYWPDKNVLIVVSGESIYGDYEPAWASSYYGKDLDGPTFVTNLFRWWVYVLTEAPTQAAIAQLAQNTQAMAGTINTQASQIQGLKSSVDSLSSKVDSLTSSLNSLTSTVNTLMIISIVEAILVLVALALVFLHKHKTS, encoded by the coding sequence ATGAAAACAGAAAAAACATTAATCATATTACTGTTCTTGATGGCAATTATTGCTTTCTCGCACAACATTTCCGCTCAGCCAGTTATCGTTGCCGCCGATTTAGGTCACGGTGAAAGCAACAAATATCTAAACTATATAATGGGGAACATAACCTTCGTAACATGGAAGATTATAAAAGAGCCTATAACCCCCTCAACACTAAAAGACGTTGATATACTATTACTGGGGCAACCTACAGTCGCGTTCAGTCCAGACGAAATCGCAGCAATTAAGGCATGGCTTAACACAGGCAACAAGGTTCTCTATGTAGCAGGAGACAGCGACTATGGTCCTGGCGGTAAAACAATACTCCAGCTAAACGACCTCCTAGCAGGAATAGGAACAAAGCTCAGGCTAGAGCACGGGGCTGTCTACAGCGATAACCCTGACGTGACAGCAAAAGCCTATTACAGAATGCTCACATTCGTAGAGCCCGACAACTATCCTGGCCTCAGAACCGATCTTCTGAAGAGAGATATAACCCTACCCATACTCATGCATGGGCCAGGCTGTATCATCTGGCAGGACGCCCAGGGCAAATACCATGACCCTGTAAAGGAGACATTTCCCGGATTAATACGTCTCGTTTGGGCTCATAAAAGCTACATGGGCGACAACACTCCCCCGACTCCCTACGTCTACGACCTCATGAGTTACGGCAAGGGAACAGGTGATCACGACTTTGTCATGTATGCCGCTGAATACTGGCCTGACAAGAACGTTCTCATAGTTGTCTCAGGCGAAAGCATTTACGGCGACTATGAGCCCGCGTGGGCTTCAAGCTATTACGGTAAAGATTTAGACGGCCCAACATTTGTGACCAATCTCTTCAGGTGGTGGGTATACGTGTTAACTGAGGCTCCGACCCAGGCCGCAATCGCACAACTCGCACAGAATACACAAGCAATGGCTGGAACAATTAATACCCAGGCTAGCCAGATCCAAGGGCTCAAATCAAGCGTCGACAGCCTATCAAGCAAGGTTGACAGCCTGACCAGCTCACTTAACTCCCTAACAAGTACTGTTAACACGCTGATGATAATTTCAATAGTGGAGGCCATACTTGTCCTAGTAGCTCTCGCGTTAGTATTCCTCCACAAGCACAAGACTAGTTAA
- a CDS encoding ABC transporter permease, whose product MRDGRSRLVVRENSRNTRFVKGPRALLVELSWVSRVALKIYLRYPAWIIADIITAPAWLVLLIFPVLMFLPKSQWSNPLVLNSFLWAMILWDIVSYGLWSFGMAIRREQQMGTLEFIYLTNANRVLIFARNIFARIISLTLTIAYTYVFFKLLFNIQVIIFDPLPVLLVLLLGLFTSMGFGLLYGALVLRFKDAGPLNNILQFIILGISGVFYPVSSLPESLRVVSMILPFTYISEILRYHALGMPTLIPVKCEWIILVLSTLLLNMAGFILLNLIEKNSKKTGELAKY is encoded by the coding sequence ATGAGAGATGGGAGGTCGAGGCTCGTAGTAAGGGAGAACTCGCGAAATACTAGGTTCGTTAAAGGTCCTAGAGCGCTACTTGTAGAACTCTCATGGGTGTCCAGAGTAGCCCTGAAGATCTACCTTAGATACCCTGCCTGGATCATAGCTGACATCATAACTGCGCCCGCGTGGCTCGTTCTCTTAATCTTCCCGGTTTTGATGTTTCTACCCAAAAGTCAATGGAGCAACCCCCTCGTGTTAAACTCTTTCTTATGGGCTATGATCCTCTGGGACATAGTCTCATATGGCTTATGGAGCTTCGGAATGGCTATTCGCCGAGAACAACAAATGGGTACTCTAGAGTTTATCTACCTGACAAACGCGAACAGAGTGTTGATTTTCGCTAGAAATATTTTCGCACGCATCATCAGCTTAACCTTAACGATAGCCTATACCTACGTTTTCTTCAAGCTTCTCTTTAACATTCAGGTCATCATCTTTGACCCGCTTCCAGTCCTACTCGTACTTCTCCTTGGACTATTCACTTCGATGGGCTTCGGCCTCTTATACGGGGCTCTCGTCTTACGCTTTAAGGACGCGGGGCCTCTAAATAACATCCTTCAATTCATAATACTGGGTATCTCGGGAGTTTTTTACCCGGTTTCCAGCCTGCCGGAGAGTCTTCGTGTTGTCTCGATGATCCTGCCCTTCACCTACATCTCTGAAATTCTCAGGTATCACGCGTTGGGAATGCCTACTTTGATCCCCGTCAAATGTGAGTGGATAATACTTGTATTGTCGACGCTCCTCCTAAATATGGCTGGATTTATTCTACTTAATCTAATCGAGAAAAACTCAAAGAAAACGGGTGAGCTAGCCAAATATTAA
- a CDS encoding PadR family transcriptional regulator, which produces MHMYLTRFARNPLRVLVLTLLRNRPMSGIEIINQVELITGGLWRPSPGSVYPLLRELENEGLIEHTIVNGQKLYSLTDKGLVEVEECGLGIKPATIEDVIRVIEGYVDFLKDYVAQNKLNKEAKEKLMRIMKELENVASNS; this is translated from the coding sequence ATGCACATGTATTTGACCAGGTTTGCTCGCAACCCTTTGCGTGTTTTAGTCTTGACTCTATTGAGAAACAGGCCCATGAGCGGGATAGAGATAATAAACCAAGTCGAACTTATAACAGGTGGATTATGGAGGCCCTCTCCGGGAAGTGTTTATCCTCTACTTCGTGAACTCGAAAATGAGGGCCTAATAGAGCACACTATTGTTAATGGACAAAAATTATACAGCTTGACGGATAAAGGCCTCGTTGAAGTCGAGGAGTGTGGTCTCGGAATTAAACCGGCCACAATAGAGGATGTGATCAGAGTGATAGAAGGCTATGTTGATTTCCTAAAGGATTACGTTGCACAGAACAAGCTAAACAAAGAAGCTAAGGAGAAATTGATGAGGATAATGAAAGAGCTCGAGAACGTGGCTTCAAATTCATAA
- a CDS encoding metallophosphoesterase family protein, with translation MEKKTTLVLLALMLSYSLIAASQPSLPGIPSLSRVSVSPDLGMGKPAIVLPGKSFSFKLAGTQDQPKTGYIWSVFLNGEKLVVANYTVTVSYSSGVVTVTIPGDVKPGLYDLVLVGQSKTEIPRSVWVYDTSKTTLKIVHVSDQHYGAGQPDVIVGDMNRLAGYVMSGLLGPDFIIDTGDVADTASEQQYRWAYSYELAFLYSYPILAIPGNHDTPPDAWLVYFGSTTWYRVIADKLLIIGLYSYEQGYPTLEQLRWAEGLLKQYSQIPVKVILVHHPVFYYQGELKTTYDDAKVIAPYDPEKNPNSPIYSSWSGNMNITRYFLKIVEENGVNYVLSGHVHRDVFVKYTSTRTGKTTYFLTITTLGMGSAIYDGLDFYLLDLKSGLIDFPVKPPTFIGFANDSSKLAQNSIPVGIYPPRNNLGVSNQVFTPTSLYQWPHAYVLTLENKLNYLNLENTMVWCLPWNGDFSAKVIESTGGSLFSVTDKLVMGDKLFLAVRIKLPYQSKLVVALNNAPDTTPPTINLKMLIPEKPVPGASFQAYISAGDEEWGVANFTAKLVVGNNEYALSPQLYTPGTILDPLNSLTFKLQGKIPENAGEAKLVVKVIDYAGHEATKEFTLYSAQQAPPSQQQPSQPSQPTQPSQPQQPTQPSQPTQPTQPSEAKPESLNFATILLGVLIAAALFILLLGLTKYTRRKK, from the coding sequence ATGGAGAAAAAAACAACCCTTGTGCTTTTAGCATTAATGCTCTCTTATTCTCTCATCGCCGCCTCTCAACCCTCATTACCAGGAATCCCGTCGCTATCACGGGTATCCGTCTCCCCTGACCTGGGCATGGGTAAACCAGCTATAGTCTTACCGGGAAAGAGCTTCTCGTTCAAGCTAGCCGGCACGCAGGACCAGCCAAAGACAGGTTACATATGGTCTGTCTTCCTAAACGGAGAAAAACTAGTGGTTGCAAACTACACCGTAACGGTCTCCTATTCGAGCGGAGTCGTAACAGTAACGATTCCCGGCGACGTTAAGCCTGGCCTCTACGATCTTGTACTTGTAGGACAGTCTAAAACAGAGATTCCTAGGAGTGTATGGGTCTACGACACTTCCAAGACGACGCTTAAAATAGTACACGTAAGCGACCAGCACTACGGGGCCGGACAACCTGACGTGATTGTTGGCGACATGAACAGGCTGGCGGGCTACGTTATGTCGGGCCTCCTTGGGCCAGACTTCATCATTGACACAGGTGATGTGGCCGACACAGCCAGCGAGCAACAGTATAGATGGGCATACTCATATGAGCTCGCCTTTCTCTACTCGTATCCTATTCTAGCGATCCCGGGAAATCACGATACTCCTCCTGACGCATGGCTTGTGTACTTCGGGAGCACGACATGGTATAGGGTTATAGCGGACAAGCTACTGATAATCGGGCTGTACTCGTACGAGCAGGGCTACCCGACTTTGGAGCAACTACGATGGGCTGAAGGACTGTTAAAGCAGTATTCCCAGATACCAGTAAAAGTGATACTTGTTCATCACCCCGTATTCTACTACCAGGGCGAGTTAAAGACAACCTACGATGACGCAAAAGTGATAGCGCCATACGATCCAGAGAAGAACCCGAACTCCCCAATATACTCCTCTTGGAGCGGGAATATGAACATCACCCGGTATTTCCTGAAGATAGTTGAGGAAAACGGCGTTAACTATGTCTTGTCTGGACACGTGCACAGAGACGTTTTTGTCAAGTATACCAGTACCCGCACAGGCAAGACTACATACTTTTTAACGATAACTACCCTGGGCATGGGCTCAGCAATATACGATGGGCTAGACTTCTACTTGCTCGACCTCAAATCTGGACTAATAGACTTCCCCGTGAAGCCTCCAACCTTCATAGGCTTCGCAAACGACTCAAGTAAGCTTGCACAAAACTCCATCCCTGTCGGAATCTATCCGCCTAGAAATAACCTTGGCGTCTCAAACCAGGTGTTTACACCCACATCCTTGTATCAGTGGCCGCATGCATACGTATTAACACTTGAAAACAAGCTAAACTACCTCAATTTGGAAAACACCATGGTCTGGTGTCTACCCTGGAACGGTGACTTCTCGGCAAAGGTAATTGAGTCAACTGGAGGCTCACTCTTCAGCGTCACAGACAAGTTAGTGATGGGGGACAAGCTCTTCCTAGCTGTTAGAATAAAACTCCCATATCAGAGTAAACTCGTCGTAGCACTGAACAACGCCCCTGATACCACACCTCCAACTATAAATCTAAAAATGCTTATACCTGAGAAACCCGTGCCTGGAGCCTCCTTCCAGGCATACATAAGCGCGGGCGACGAGGAATGGGGTGTAGCGAACTTCACGGCAAAACTGGTAGTAGGAAACAATGAGTATGCACTAAGCCCACAACTCTATACTCCCGGGACGATTCTTGACCCCTTGAACTCCCTGACATTTAAACTCCAAGGAAAAATCCCTGAAAACGCTGGCGAAGCTAAACTCGTAGTAAAGGTCATAGACTATGCTGGCCACGAGGCCACAAAAGAATTTACCTTGTATTCAGCACAGCAGGCTCCGCCGTCTCAACAACAACCATCACAGCCATCGCAGCCAACACAGCCCTCACAACCACAACAACCAACACAACCATCACAACCCACACAGCCGACACAGCCAAGCGAAGCCAAGCCTGAATCCTTGAACTTTGCAACAATCCTGCTTGGAGTCCTAATAGCTGCAGCCCTCTTTATACTGTTGCTGGGTCTCACGAAATACACTAGGAGGAAAAAGTGA
- a CDS encoding ATP-dependent DNA helicase has product MTARFPYKPRRHQLEVAKIISEQIKRKSIVLEAPTGFGKTPVVIHALLPFLEKGGRIVWAVRTGSETDRPVEEFKVFREKAGVRLVALGLRGKKDMCLLAKRFGENLDYSEVSYICSREKSRCPYYKKLREGVDLQLLIDKGALTYSEIYSSASAIGVCPYFLQRELLRVADVISLSYNYVVDESLSWSVKGVFPFKESILVVDEAHNLQNLNLGGDTITEGTMERAYREAEEAKDEEVAEFIEAVHREVLTRYGKLEEEESDIFSPESLLPGNYERMLVRALELGERIREKRFKEGKRPQSSLYHFSTFFETALKLQGVEGIAHIVEKLNGRIYLNIWDMRAGEILSSVWKSFKRVIFMSGTLAPVEAFAETIGLRDYYVITVPSPYDETNASVYLVKDLTTRGEELSIEMADKYVKAIVKTLSRIKRNTAVFTASYRVQSRLVQAGLLDKAESLGYEVFQERRDMTGVEASEMLRRFKALANTGNGLLVAPMGGRFAEGADYPGEELMCVFLVGIPFERPTTKTKLYIEYYQKLYGEEKGRFYAYVYPAIRKASQALGRALRGPRDQAVLILGDYRYQNYIALFPDYVRELARPITHDRLDAIEPPWDRVKL; this is encoded by the coding sequence ATGACTGCACGTTTCCCGTATAAGCCAAGGAGACACCAACTAGAAGTAGCCAAGATAATATCAGAGCAGATTAAAAGAAAGAGCATAGTTTTAGAGGCTCCCACGGGTTTCGGTAAGACACCTGTAGTAATACATGCATTGCTCCCCTTCCTTGAGAAGGGTGGAAGAATTGTATGGGCTGTGAGAACGGGTAGCGAAACTGATCGACCGGTGGAAGAGTTTAAAGTTTTCAGGGAGAAAGCTGGTGTTAGGCTAGTTGCTCTAGGTCTCCGCGGTAAAAAGGATATGTGTCTCCTTGCCAAGCGATTCGGGGAGAATCTTGACTATTCAGAGGTATCATATATTTGTAGCCGCGAAAAGAGTAGGTGTCCCTACTATAAAAAGCTAAGGGAGGGTGTTGATCTTCAACTTCTAATAGATAAAGGCGCCTTAACCTACTCCGAGATATACAGTTCGGCGAGTGCTATTGGCGTATGCCCCTATTTCCTCCAGCGTGAATTACTACGAGTTGCAGACGTTATCTCATTGAGCTACAACTACGTTGTTGATGAAAGTCTGAGCTGGAGTGTCAAAGGAGTCTTTCCCTTCAAGGAGTCCATACTCGTAGTAGACGAGGCCCATAATCTTCAAAACCTGAACCTAGGGGGAGATACGATAACAGAGGGTACTATGGAGCGTGCTTACAGGGAGGCTGAGGAAGCAAAGGACGAGGAGGTCGCTGAGTTTATAGAGGCTGTACACCGAGAGGTTCTCACGCGTTACGGTAAACTAGAGGAAGAGGAAAGCGATATCTTCAGCCCGGAATCACTTCTACCCGGAAATTATGAGAGAATGCTTGTGCGTGCACTAGAGTTAGGAGAAAGAATTAGGGAGAAGAGGTTCAAGGAGGGGAAGAGACCTCAGTCGAGTTTATACCATTTTTCTACCTTCTTTGAGACGGCTCTGAAGCTTCAGGGAGTTGAGGGCATAGCCCACATAGTTGAGAAACTCAATGGACGAATCTACCTCAACATATGGGACATGCGAGCTGGCGAGATACTCTCAAGCGTGTGGAAGTCATTCAAGCGTGTCATCTTTATGTCTGGAACCCTGGCTCCTGTGGAGGCTTTTGCGGAGACGATTGGTCTCAGGGACTATTACGTTATTACTGTTCCTAGCCCTTACGATGAGACCAACGCATCAGTTTATTTAGTCAAAGACCTCACAACTAGAGGAGAGGAGCTCAGCATCGAGATGGCTGACAAGTATGTTAAAGCCATCGTGAAGACTCTTTCAAGGATAAAGCGGAACACAGCGGTCTTTACTGCAAGTTACAGAGTGCAGTCCAGGCTCGTCCAGGCCGGTCTCCTTGATAAAGCCGAGAGTCTGGGCTATGAGGTTTTCCAGGAGAGACGGGACATGACGGGCGTGGAGGCATCAGAGATGCTCCGAAGGTTTAAGGCTCTTGCGAATACCGGGAATGGTCTTTTGGTTGCGCCAATGGGGGGACGCTTTGCTGAGGGAGCAGATTATCCTGGCGAGGAGCTTATGTGTGTTTTCCTGGTAGGCATACCCTTCGAAAGACCCACGACAAAGACAAAACTGTATATTGAATACTACCAGAAGCTTTACGGCGAGGAAAAAGGACGCTTCTATGCGTACGTTTATCCAGCGATAAGAAAAGCATCTCAGGCTTTGGGCAGGGCACTCAGGGGACCAAGAGATCAAGCCGTGCTGATTCTTGGAGATTACCGCTACCAAAACTATATCGCCTTGTTCCCTGACTATGTGCGCGAGCTTGCTCGACCCATTACTCACGACCGCCTCGATGCGATCGAGCCCCCGTGGGATCGGGTGAAACTGTAG